One Vicinamibacteria bacterium DNA segment encodes these proteins:
- a CDS encoding glycosyltransferase: MDGTEPDYSIVIPAYNEEALLPGTLERLRAAMAEAPFRGEVVVCDNNSSDRTGEAARAAGARVVFEPVNQISRARNAGARVARGRFLVFVDADTNVPPGLLREALGALGGRACGGGATLMMEGLSHPLALRMVAGWNALSRRLRLAAGSFLFVRREAFRAVGGFSERVYASEEIWLSRALRRWGRAQGLDFVILDGHSLVTSGRKGRWYSPTLIFVTVLLMLLCPFLLRFRAFCWVWYHRPPAGGAS; this comes from the coding sequence GTGGATGGGACGGAGCCAGACTACTCCATCGTCATACCCGCCTACAACGAGGAAGCCCTTCTTCCCGGCACCCTGGAGCGGCTGCGGGCGGCGATGGCGGAGGCGCCCTTTCGGGGCGAGGTCGTGGTGTGCGACAACAACTCGAGCGATCGCACCGGGGAAGCGGCGCGGGCGGCGGGAGCCCGGGTCGTGTTCGAGCCGGTCAACCAGATCTCGCGGGCGCGAAACGCGGGAGCCCGGGTGGCCCGCGGGCGTTTCCTGGTCTTCGTCGACGCGGATACGAACGTCCCCCCCGGCCTTTTGCGCGAGGCCCTGGGCGCTCTGGGGGGACGCGCCTGCGGCGGAGGGGCCACCCTGATGATGGAGGGGCTCTCCCACCCCCTGGCCCTGCGCATGGTGGCGGGCTGGAACGCGCTCTCCCGGCGGCTCAGGTTGGCCGCGGGCTCCTTCCTTTTCGTCCGGCGCGAGGCCTTTCGGGCGGTCGGCGGTTTCTCGGAGAGAGTCTACGCCTCCGAAGAGATCTGGCTCTCACGGGCCCTCAGGCGGTGGGGCCGCGCGCAGGGACTGGACTTTGTGATCCTGGACGGCCACTCCCTGGTGACCAGCGGGCGCAAGGGCCGCTGGTACTCCCCGACCCTGATCTTCGTCACCGTCTTGCTCATGCTGCTCTGCCCATTCCTCCTGCGATTCCGTGCCTTTTGCTGGGTCTGGTACCACCGTCCCCCCGCGGGAGGGGCGTCCTGA